AAACGAATcatacacatacacacacaaaaaaaaaatcaaaagacaGCACCTACAAGTACATCACCATGAGAAAACTACAGCAATTGAAAGGAGATTATGTTCTGATACAAATGGAACATTGTTGTTTCATTTTAATATCTAAGTTTATTCTACGGATTCAAATATTTCATTAATTCATTAACGGATTGTTAATGTGGCACATTAGCCCATTGAATGACTAACACGTGACCTTTTTTTACTTTTGACTAAAGTTTAGGGATCTGTCTATTATTAGTCCAACACATTTTTTTCTCCCTTCTCTTTCTCATCACTTCATTCCCCGAAAAGTCCTGAATAGTGTTTTAAATTTTATACTTCTACAAATAAAACAAACAGTTCCTTTCTTGCGATAACTTCTCAATCATTTACTTTACACTTCTCTCCATCTCTCAAAAATGTAAATGTTAAATAATATACAAGGGctaaaaatatttgttaaaatatATAAAGGAAATTTTAAATAATGTATAGGATATAGAAGGATAACAAAattacataataaaatataatcttaaaaacacatataattggtttacaaaacatacatatgcataaataaatttaaaataattatttgtaaaaagaaCATGCACTTAATAAtgcatttaaaattaaattaattttattataaattatatataatagacTTAAAACATACTTGTATGTgccaatatatatgtatatgtataataataatttaagtaaTATGTAAAACATGCGTATAAAAcgtattaaaataacaaaaatatgtattaaaatgtatgaatagattcaaaaatatgtatgaaataacataacattaataatgtacataaaataaagttaattttattataaagtatatatataaatataatgatgTATGAAAACATTTATATAAGGAAAAATATGCAAAATGTGACGataatattacaaaaaaaaatgtacaataataaagaaacaattaCCAAGGTAGTTTAAAACGTACAAATAAGTAATCAAGAATAAAAAAAGGCtataaaataaaaagacttaattagaattaaactaaaacaaaagggataatttgaaaataaaacaataataataaaaaggactaatATGCAATGCGCGCAAATGCGTAGGGACTCAAACTGGAAATAATCCAGATCCTGAAACGCTGTGTTACATTGCGGACTAAAATGAAAACGCGCGCAAATTATGAAGccagatttaaaaaaaataaaatagaacaaaTGAAGCGCAATTGAATGCTCGCATGAGGGAGAGGATCTAATGTGCAATTTTCCCATTTCGAACAAAAGGGTGCAGATCCGGCCTACTAAACGGGTTGACACGCGGACCTTTCCCTTTTCAAACGGCGCCGTTTCAACATTTGTTAATTCCCATTTATTTCCTTCTTAAAACACCgccaatatttaaaataaaagctATTAACCCAATTCGTTAGGGTTTCATTTGGCAAGCAGCCGTCGAACCACCATTTTATTTGGTGACCGACAGTTCTTAGGCAATGGCCAGATCTGGTACACGCCCACAGAGATCCGGtaagcttttctttttcttctttattctgtttttaaaaaaaaaactttaaatccctgttattttttaaagaaagatgaaaagaaaaaaaaagttcataGAGCAAGGAAATTTTTCATACTGTTCAACCCCTCGCCCTTACCTCCGCATCTATGAGGTATTCGAGCTCCTTATCGGTGTCGATTTACATAAAAAATTTGaatcaaccaaaaaaaaaaataaatcaacagagaaaaaaaatttgaaatcacCTTTGCTATCTTTGATTGCTTTTTTCTCTATTCTGTGTGCGTAACCTTACAAATGATGAAATCccttggctttatagccgaagggataaaaatgatagaaataaataaaaaaatacaatattctttgttttatttttgttttgttgtgCGTTCGTCCCTTTTTGCAGGTACGGGGTGTGCGTGGCACGTGTACGGGGGCTGTGTGCTGGCGTACGGAGGCGTGGGCATGAATGCAAAAGCGCTAGAGCATACGAAGGCATGGTGGCCTGGTTGCGGCGTGAGGGGGAGAAACCCTAGGTTTCTGGTGTTTTAATTTTTTGGGCCTATCGAGCTTGTATTTTTGGGTCTAGGTTTTAGGTAGTTGGGACATTTAATGGATTGTTAATATTTggatttttttgtttatttattattttggttttgatATGGACCCGAAAAAATTGGCTCATTTACAATTGTATTATTACCGGGTGAAGTATGCATCTTGAACCAGAAAAGGTGGCCATGCAGCTTGAGACCAATAGACAGAAGCAGAAACTTACTGATGCTATCCGATTTTAACTCATTTTGGTTACCTTAAGTTCATAGTTTGTAACTTAGTTCTTTGCTACCAATTGTTGGGGATTTGAGACactttatccggatgaagtatggACTTCAGTCTGGAGCTTAAATAACATGTAATGAATCCGGATGAAGAATGAAGAAACCTTGAGAATCAGGTCTGGAGTTTTTAAGTAAAACAGAAACAGAattgaaaagcaaagaaaaaataagaaaagGAAATAGAGAGGAtattgaatgaaaaagatgatgatttttcattaattaaaacattGGCAAACTGCCATTACATATATCAAACATAAGATGATCATTACAAGTCAAAATGCTACctaaacatttacctaacaccaCTTAAACCATTAAAAATTGCTAAACTAGCTTGGACAAGTTGCTTTGCTGAATTTTCAGCCAATCAACATCTAAAATACATCAAAAGATTTACCAACTAAGTTCTAAAAGAACTAAGTTACAAACTATGAACTTAAGGTAACCAAAATGAGTTGAAATCGGACAAAGATCAAGAAGTTTCTACTTACATCTATTGGTCTCAAGTCGCATGGCCACCTTTTCTCGTTCAAGATGCATACTTCACCCAAGAATAATACAACAGTTTGATCTCTTTTTTACAAATGCATACATGGCTCTGACCGCTTCTTGACATGTTGAAATTACATCTCGCATGCGTGCCAATTTCAAACTTCTCATTGGCTTGCATGCTGTAAACTCTTGTTCTTTAAGCATTCTCTGATGATTTGGTTTACTAAATCATTTTTCTCATCTCCTTTTGCTTCCAAATCTCTTTGAAGGTCCTCGACCATTTGCTTCAACTCTGATTTTTTATTCTCCATTTCATTCAATCTTTCGGATGACTTTTATTTCTTTCTCTCAAACTGTAATTCCAGTTTTATCTTCTGGATATGAAGAGATTTCAGCTGCTGCTGAAATGTGTTTACCTCATCCATTAAACTCTGTACTTGATTTGATGCTTCATCACCTTCAAATGCCAAATTATCTTCCAACAAAGCCTTCTCAGCTTGCAACGTCTCCTTCTCTGATAGCAAATTATTTACCTGAGCAGTCAAGTTCTTCATACCAGATAATGATTCACTGTTATCATCCTCAAGTTTCTTCATGAGAATAaaaatttctttttctctcttttctaacATTATTTCGAGTTCTGAAATGCGGGATTGGAATCCTATATTTTGTTCTTCCAGTTGTTCTACTTCACTTGCTTTATTCTCTAACTGCTCCACCATATCTTTAGTAGTTGCTTGCAATGATTTCAACTCAAGTTCCAAGCTAGTTACATGTGCCTTTAATTCTTTTATCTGAGCAGATGATTGATTCCTATGCATATCATGCACCTCTTTGAGTGTCAAAAGATTCCTTTCTTTCTCAACTGAATTAGTGAAATTTTCAACCAAATCTTCTTTGGTTAGCTGAGCCATTGACTTGTAGTTGGCATGGCTAAGCCTCTTGTGACATAGCTTGGGTTCATCTACAGTAGTTGTGTAGGCAGTATCTGGACTCTTATTCCAATCCACTATAAAACTTTTTTCTGTCATAGCTACTGTCATGAGCTTGGATCCACTTGTATCACTAATCAGGCATTCTTTGCCTTTGAATACAACTGAATAGCCTTTCTCAAGCAGTTGAGCAATGCTAAgaaaatttctatcaatttcatgcaCTAACAAGACATTTCTAATAAGTTTGGTACCTGTAGGAGTGTTTATCAGCACATCTCCTTTGCCTTCAGCTTTGATGAAGTCTCCATTTCTGACCTTCACATTTGTTTTGAAGCTTCTGTCTATTAACTTAAAAATGCCAGCATCAGGGGTCATGTGGTTTGTGCAACCACTATCTATCAGCCATCCTTTTGTGGCTTTTCTTTTAGCAGCTGAGCAAGAAACTGTAAAAACTTGTTCTTCTTGGTCATTGTCTTCTTCTACTACTTGAGCTTCAACTCTTGGCTGCTGGGGTTGGTTGTGTCTTGGTCTGTCCTTGTTTTTGCAAACCCTTTCTATATGACCCATCTTCTTACAGAATCTGCACTGCACATCAGGCCTGAACCAACATACTTCACTTGGGTGACTTACTCTTCTGTAGTGTGGGCAGGGTGGATATCTTCCTGCACCATCTAATTTAGGCTCGTTTGACCAAGTATTCTTGCCTTTGTAGGCAGAGGTGCTTGAGGCAGACTTGGCTTTGGCTTGAAAGGCACCTTCTTGGTGCTCCTCCGATCTGCTGGCCCTCCTTTGCTCTTGTGCATACAGAGCATTGATCAGCTCTATTAAAGAGATGCTGGTCAGGTCCCTTGAGTCTTCAAGAGATGAGATTTTTGCCTTATACCTTTCAGGCAAGGTTGAAATCACCTTCGCCATTATCCTTGCTTCATTAAACTGCTCACCAAGGAGCCTTATGTTGTTTACTACAGCCATAATTCTATCTGAATACTGCTTGACAGTTTCTTCTTCCTTCATCTTTAAGTTCTCGAACTCCCTTCTTAGATTCAACAACTGCTGCTGTCTTGTCCTTTCTGTACCTTGGAACTCCTCCTTAAGCTTGTCCCAGGCTTACTTTGGAGTATCACAAGCCATAATCCTTGTGAAAATTACATCAGACACACTATTTTGGATGCAAGACATGGCCTTGTGTCTCTTAGTTCTTTCATCAGAATGTTGTCTGATTTGAGCCACTGTTGGGTTGGCTCTTAGAGGTGCTGGTTCAACATCTGAGTTGACAACCTCCCACAAATCAAATGCTTGTAGGTAGGTCTTCATTTTTACTACCCATATGTGGTAGCATTCTCCGTTGAACACTGGTGGTGGCACTGGTTTTGACATGTTGGAAATTCACATGCTGCATGCAGGCCAATTTCCAACATATTGCAAGGGAGATTCGACCAACTGGACCCCTGTTTTCTTGGTGGCCGCCTCTCGAAATTGGGCCTTTTCTTTGTAATTGTACTAGTTGTAGTCAACCCTCCTTCGAAGGTAATGGCCTTGGATGGACGTTGAGATAGCAAGAGCACAAGGAACAGAGAATAGCATTATCACTTTGACGTTAATCCACGTTCACTTCCCTTTTATTTTTAGGGAAATATAATTTTAAGAGGAGCTAAGCATAATTTAACCATAAATTTAATtacattataatataataaaaaaatttaaacagtcttttgtgaattaatttattttaaaaaattcaaaaatataatttatctacactaaacaaatattaaaactaaaaagtaatttttttcttaattaaattgAAAAACTATATACTCAATGTTATCTTATATCACCCTTTAATATTATCTTTatctaatatataataaaacaaaatacaagcaagtgataataataataatttgtccatacacaaaacaaacaaTATTAATTTCATTTTCGGCAACTAATCCTTTACCAAATGGAATTGGGAAAATTGTCtatcttgcatatatatatatatatatataaattgaacTACATAACTTTTAATATCCTATTGgtgtgaagaaaaaaaaaaaggttggagGTTAAAGTAAGGAAGATCAAGATTCTTGGAAAGGTTACTTATGGAGTTGTGTATTTGATTAAAATTAAACTTGTTCATGGGTCGGGTCACCCAACTCAGCTCGAAGGCCTGCTTGAAAAGTGGGAGGGTTtgagcaaaaatataggcccaaaaaatgggcttgggtaaAAAAATAAGGTCTTTTTAAAAAATGGGTCAGGCCTCGGGTAAGATATTTCTGCCCGGGCCCAACCCGGCCAGGCCCAAATTCATTAAATGACAAAAAAGTACTATTTTTTTGCTATTTTAATGATATATTCTTGTTCTTTTCTTCCTATTTTTCTATCAGTTcctattatgttgctattattttgttcttatcgtttagatattgtataacacttattttattgttaattttgttattattttaaaggcattttcTTGTTAAATTGCATCCATCtttatattatttaagtatacatatttttaaaatttattttcaatttgttgggaaatatttattttaatattttattattttgatgtattatatatatttaaaaattatgtaaaaaataatataaaaaaataatatgggaTGACCAGGTTGGGCCcaagttttagcatttttatcatTGCCGAACTTGAGCAAATTTTTAGACCCATTTTTCGGACTAGGGACTAAATTTTTGCTTGAGCCTGGCCCAACCCATGAGCACTTCTAGTCAAAACTATAAATCCAGGTTATAATTAGATTTATCCGTTAAAGTCTGCCAATGAAGAatatttttcttttctatgtATGGGGAAATCCTTCTAAAGTTTTTGATTGTCTCAATATTATTCAATGCTATGGTGGTTTTACAAGCATTGAGCGAGAATAAGGAATGGTTTACAATATGTTCGCCCTAGGATGTAATCTATTAGACTTGATGAAAAAGTATGATGTTAAAATCCTAGAAAGGGATGTTAACTACTATGCCCAAATGATACTTGAAGTACTTCTAGACAATCATGAGAAAGGGTTTATTTGTTCAGATCTAAAACCAGGTAATATTTTGGTTTTCCCTCCTCAACATGGTACCAGTTTATCTACTTTAAAGATTGCAGATTTTGGATTAGCTAAACAACTAGGGGTAAAAGATACTAGGTTTGGGTTTCGAGGTATAAGGTATTACATGTCTTCTGGATCGATTTTCGAAGAAGTTAGTGGTGCATTGGATATATGGTCGTTGGGCTGCATTGAGGTTCAAATAGTTATGGGGAGATTGCCATGGGACACtcgtgatcgagatgaattaAGAGACAAGCTTTTGAGAGGAGAATCACCCAACATCTTGGAAGACATGTCGAAGCTAGGAAAGAGTTTCTTGAAGGAATGCTTTGCTATTGATCCAAACAAAAGATAGAATGCTAGTAAGCTACTATGTCATTAGTATCTTCTTCTATAGGAGCACATGCTTCGTAGAGACCACCAACAATCTTTATcatattttcaatagaaaaaaGTATTACGGTCTCAAAATATTCCATCACCACCTAATTTTAACATTCCTAATAAGTTTTtgttggaaaggagaaaaagttTAGAGAAACAGAGGTTAAGAAAGATGATTAGTTCCAATCAGCAACAAAAAGCTACGGGATACTTGTGCGTCTAGTATCTATGATTTCTTTCTATTTGAAAATTAGCATGGCTTGACGTgatatattttcaattttgttgGATTGTAACAGTGTTTGTGGACATGCGTCTAATATCTCAGGGTTAAATCAAATGTTATGCATTGCAAATAAAAAGTTGAATGATTCTGATAATTTGGAGAGAAACCAGAAACAAGAAATTAAGTCGGCTTTGATTGTAAAATCCAACAACAATTATACCATCAATCTTACGTTTATAGTAGTACTATTTGAACGGATTATTCAGCGAACCAGCGCTACTTCTGTATTGCACTCTTAGTATACTTTTTTTTTACTTCGAAATTTTTGTCTATTCGTCGTGGTCGATTCTCTCGTAGTCATCAGCCCAAACCATAAACCTTTCATCCCAATACATCAACAAATCCCTGCAAGCATGCATGCATGCAGccatcattttcattcaattaaataataataattattttcctTGTCCCAATATGATTCAATATTTTAAAGGgaattaattaaacttacataTAAAAATACTGTTCATTCAAACGTATAAAACCGATGTCAAGGCGTCCTTGCAACATGACCACCCAAAATCTGAAAAACACTAAATACACCACATAACATAACATATCATATAtattagttttcaaaattttataattcaattataatccttcaaaaatattataaaatgttacttaattatttaatatttcaatattcTTGCTTctaatttattttcattatttttaaaatatgtaaatTAGGTGCAACGCATGACATAAAAACTAatacaagtaaaaaaaaaaaaaaacaaattaagaagcTCTAAAATGTGTGAAAACCAACTTATCCAACACATCCATAAAACCCAAGGCATACTCCCTACAAACTTGTTTCCCTTTTAGAAATCGCATTCATGCAAGTCGACTCTCTACTCAAAGTCGTTCGCCATCATTAAGACCCTTGTATCCCAATACAATAAGAGAACCCTGCAGCCaccatttttatttaataaaccaatcatacatatatatttcTAATTAATTTGTTTATTCAAGGAATAAAGGAAAAAATCAATACTATATCAAAGGTATAAAGGAGATAGTAAAGCTTCTCTCCGACTAGCTCACCTTCCAAAATCTAGAAGACAATAAGTGCACCACATATCATATGTGTGTgttaattatttttcaataatTCAAAACAACAAAACTTAGAAATCGCCCCCAATGACTGCGCCATAGTTATTGCAATAGACCTCCACTCTTAGCATACTACTAACATACAACATCTCACGAGTGGTGTTATTTTCGTAGCCCACATTAACACTATATATCATTGAAAACAATgaagattaaatttattaaataaagagTATATAGTTTGGATACAGATTGATGAAGAGGATTCCTTCCACCCCTCTCCCTCAACTATCATCCTTCCTATATGgcaattatgttttatttattttatctaattactaaacatttcaatatgttttaTTTTCATTACTTTTTCAATAACGCACGTGACATAAAAAATATTAAGAGTAAAAGCTCAGATTCCAACGCTATACAAATCATCCTTAGCACACCTCAAAAATACTCACAACTACTCTCTAGACAACAATCGGCTAagctttttgaaaaaaaaaaaaaaaaccgaacAATATCATtacatcaaaagaaaaaaaaccattaaatgatttttttttaaaaaaaatagaatttagttTGGTTTTGGGCAAATGTGATTTTTTAACTTACATGTGATAAATTTTCTAAACACCTCGAGGCACATTAATTTTCGATTTTTTAGTTTTTCTTACTTAACTCTACTCATCGAACTCAAATGAGCATTCAAAGGAGCCGTAGCATATTATaagaagttgaataaattatatttagGCTCTCTTTGTTTGGATAGTGACATTTGCTCTAATGAGATTGAAACCAATAATAACAACGACGACGAtgacgataataataataagattagaTTGAAAATAATAATGACAACGACGAAgatgacaataataataataagattagcTGATGTAATAATTCTACACCATTTTGAATTATAGCACTAGAAaatgaccaaaaaagaaaattactattttttggcATAATGACTCTTTTGGTCCTCCAATTTAATAGAaaaagttatttttgttcttcatTTAATTTTTCGTCTCTTTTAACCCTTAAACTTGCATTCTCTGTCAAATTATCTCAAAATGGGTGGAAAAGTTTGAACTTGCATTCTCTGTCAAATCATCTcaaaatggatggaaaaattAAATAGATGCCCACGACTTGCGACAGTCTATGctagaaaaaaaagagaggataATTTAAATCTAATAagagtaaaaataataaagatattGGAActgaaataatagtaaaaataagtataaattaaattaaattaagtaaatCAATTTGATGAAATTCTAGCTTCAAGCTTGATTTTGCTTCAGTTTTGAATCAATCATTGATAACAAGTCTTCTCCTTTAATTGATAAGCCAATTATACTAATCGAGGATGTCTCAGACCACCAACCCTTTCGTATGTAAATGCGGAATGCCCAACAACTAATCCTTATCGAATGAACAACCACGAAACATCTGTCCACAATTTCGCTCTCTGGTAGCCTTATGAACTAAAAGGGTCCAACTCGAACCAATGGCCTCAGCCGCACGAGTTGTTTATATCCGATTGTCATTTCCCTTGATAGAATTCAACTAACTTCTTACTTGGATATGCCAATGTATTCTTTGGTAGATCAAATATGACAAATGATCAATTCATTAGTTTCAACTATATGTCTATCAACACCAAATTAACGAGCTGTTTTTAACTTGATGTCAATATAACTTTATGCGATGACACTGTCTATCTTCTAAACCGAAAAAACAACAAACACGAAAAtaaacatttttaaataaaagtttgTATCTCATATTTATTTATCAaaagtataaataaaattttaaaactatggCAACATGATTGCGCATGGAACAGAGAAGTAACAAACAATTATAAATAAAAGAATGGGGCTAAATTtccaataataaacaaataaaaatcatCACCCCAtttacaataaaaaaataaatgtatattattataaaaaataaatgtatattaaaataattaaaatgatactatcattaata
This is a stretch of genomic DNA from Gossypium arboreum isolate Shixiya-1 chromosome 11, ASM2569848v2, whole genome shotgun sequence. It encodes these proteins:
- the LOC108472263 gene encoding mitogen-activated protein kinase kinase kinase 5-like, which encodes MVYNMFALGCNLLDLMKKYDVKILERDVNYYAQMILEVLLDNHEKGFICSDLKPGNILVFPPQHGTSLSTLKIADFGLAKQLGVKDTRFGFRGIRYYMSSGSIFEEVSGALDIWSLGCIEVQIVMGRLPWDTRDRDELRDKLLRGESPNILEDMSKLGKSFLKECFAIDPNKR